DNA sequence from the Streptomyces sp. NBC_01497 genome:
TCCGGCTGCGGCACGTACTCGCCGCTCTCCTGGCCGTCGCCGGTCCGCAGGACGCCGAGCAGCCGGCGCATCTCGGCGAGCGCCTGCCTGCCCGTGCCGGAGATGGTCTCCAGCGCCTGCTTGGCCTGGTCCGGGGCCGCGTCGAGCACATAGGCGGCCCCGTCCGCCTGGACGACCATCACGGAGACGTTGTGGGCGACGACGTCGTGCAGCTCGCGGGCGATGCGGGCGCGTTCCGCCGCGACGGCGACCTTCGCCTGCGCCTCCCGCTCCTTCTCCAGCCGGGCCGCGCGCTCCACGAGTTGGTCGAAGTAGGCACGACGGGTACGCATCGAGTCCCCGAGCACCCAGGCGAGCACGAACGGGACGGTCAGGACGAGCGTGAAGAAGACCCGGCCGGGAGTGCTGACGCCCTCCGTCGGCCAGCGCACCTGTGACATCGGCGCGGCGACGACCCCGCCGACGAGCGCCAGTCGCGACGCCCACCGCCGGCCGCCCTGCGCGACCACGGTGTAGATCGCGACGAGCATGGCGAAATCCGCGACCCCCGGCCGCACGTCCAGCAGGAGTTGTGCGACGCCCAGCACGGCGACGAGCACGAGCATCGCCCCGGCGGCCACCCGCCGCAGCGCCACCGCCACCCCGAACAGCAGGGCGAGCAGCATCGCGGAGAGCCGGGGGCCCACCCCTGTCTGCTCCTGCACCGCCCACAGCAGAGAGGCCCCGAGGAGGACGACAGCCCAGAAGCTGTCGACGCCCATGGGGTGTCTGCGGACGAAATCGTAGAGGCGCTGCACGTGACCCAGCGTAGGGAGGCGGACGAGGCGAGGGGGTCAACCGGAGGGTCGATCCGGTCGGCGGAAGCGTACTCCCCAAGGTGGAGACTTGGCGCGTGACGGAGGACATGCGCAAGGGCCGAGCGCGCGGCTGGCGCGAGGCGACGGAGGACGCGCTGTACGGGCCCGGTGGCTTCTACCTGCGCTCCCGTCCCGCCGCCCACTTCCGTACCTCGGTGCACGCGTCCCCCCTGTTCGCGGCCGCCGTCACGCGCCTGCTCGCCGCGACGGCCCGCGCGCTCGGCAGCCCCGAAGCGGCCTTCGTGGACATGGCCGCCGGGCGCGGGGAACTGGCCACAGCGGTGGCGGAAGCGACGGACGTGACCGGGCCGACGGCGGGAGCGCCCCGTGCAAAAGGGCTCACCGGGGGCCCTGGTCGCGGCGGGGCCAGTGGTACAGCGGAAGCCACTGGCACGGCAGGTGCGGCCGATACGGAAGGGGCCGGCGGCTCGGCAGGTGGCGCCGGTACGGCAGGACCCACCGATGCCGTCGGGTCGTGGGCGCCGTACGGGACGGCGGTACGTACCTACGCCGTCGAGCGGGCACCCGCGCCCACCGGACTCGATCCCCGCGTCGCCTGGCTCGCCGAACCACCGGCCGGCGTGACCGGTCTGCTGTTCGCGAACGAATGGCTGGACAACGTGCCCGTGGACGTCGCCGAGACCGACGCGGAGGGCGTGCCCCGGTACGTACGGGTGCGGCGCGACGGCACCGAGGAACCGGGCGCCCCCGTGACCGGGGCGGACGCCCGCTGGCTGGCGCGCTGGTGGCCGATCGCGGGTGCCCGGCCGGGTACGCGCGCCGAGATCGGCCGGCCCCGCGACGAGGCGTGGCGGCGGGCGGCCGGCTCGCTCACGCGGGGTCTCGCGGTCGCCGTCGACTACGGGCACGTGCGCGCGTCGCGTCCGCCGTACGGCACGCTGACGGGCTTCCGCGACGGCCGGGAGGTGCGGCCCGTACCGGACGGCGGGTGCGACCTGACCTCGCACGTGGCAATGGACGCGATCGCGCCGGGCAGTGTTCGCGTGACGCAGCGCACGGCCCTGCGCGCCCTCGGTGTCACCGGCGACCGCCCGCCGCTCGCGCTCGCGCGCACCGACCCCGCCGGGTACCTGCGGGCGCTGTCGGACGCGGGCGAGGCGGCCGAGCTGACCGCGCGCGGCGGCCTCGGCGACTTCACCTGGCTGCTCCAGCCGGTCGGTATCGACCTCACCGACATCCCCGAACTCGCCGATCTCGCGGAAACCGCCGAACTCGCCGAACCGTCCGGACCCATCGGCCCCCGCGCCCCGGACGGAGCCGGCTGAACCACCGCGGACCGGCAGGACCCGCCGGGCCGGCAGGGCGCCCCGACCCGCATCGCACGCACCGAACCGGCAGGACCCGCCGGGCCGAACGGAGCCGGCTGAACCATTCCGGACCGGCAGGAGGCACCCGCCCGCACGGGCCGGGCCGTCGCGGGCGTCCCCGGGCCGTCCCCGGGTCCGCGTCGCCTCGCGCGGCAGGCGCGCGCGGCGCCACCCGGCGGCGGCTCTCGGCGTCCGTCCCCTGAATCCCGGGTTCAGCTCGTGCTCTGCGAGACTGTGGGCATGACCGACAGCTCCGGCGCCACCACCACCGTCGGGATCGGCGGG
Encoded proteins:
- a CDS encoding SAM-dependent methyltransferase: MRKGRARGWREATEDALYGPGGFYLRSRPAAHFRTSVHASPLFAAAVTRLLAATARALGSPEAAFVDMAAGRGELATAVAEATDVTGPTAGAPRAKGLTGGPGRGGASGTAEATGTAGAADTEGAGGSAGGAGTAGPTDAVGSWAPYGTAVRTYAVERAPAPTGLDPRVAWLAEPPAGVTGLLFANEWLDNVPVDVAETDAEGVPRYVRVRRDGTEEPGAPVTGADARWLARWWPIAGARPGTRAEIGRPRDEAWRRAAGSLTRGLAVAVDYGHVRASRPPYGTLTGFRDGREVRPVPDGGCDLTSHVAMDAIAPGSVRVTQRTALRALGVTGDRPPLALARTDPAGYLRALSDAGEAAELTARGGLGDFTWLLQPVGIDLTDIPELADLAETAELAEPSGPIGPRAPDGAG
- a CDS encoding sensor histidine kinase produces the protein MQRLYDFVRRHPMGVDSFWAVVLLGASLLWAVQEQTGVGPRLSAMLLALLFGVAVALRRVAAGAMLVLVAVLGVAQLLLDVRPGVADFAMLVAIYTVVAQGGRRWASRLALVGGVVAAPMSQVRWPTEGVSTPGRVFFTLVLTVPFVLAWVLGDSMRTRRAYFDQLVERAARLEKEREAQAKVAVAAERARIARELHDVVAHNVSVMVVQADGAAYVLDAAPDQAKQALETISGTGRQALAEMRRLLGVLRTGDGQESGEYVPQPDVEQIEVLVEQVRQAGITVDFKVEGTPRPLPTGVELTAYRIVQEALTNSRKHGGPDVGASVRLVYFDDGLGLLVEDDGRGAALAMQEDRGADGHGQGLIGMRERVGMVGGTLDAGPRPGGGFRISALLPLKPAH